Proteins from a genomic interval of Brachybacterium vulturis:
- a CDS encoding PASTA domain-containing protein, with protein sequence MPITAVGHIVDSDGEPIVGRKIVLQALGEQGWTTLQEIRDGTVDVDLPGVGPGRGRGAPVPLRLVDTSTDTELVVSSDPMWTAGDEQLTADFGTLRLREEAVLRPGVVSTGERVIGTPRERIGTDDVRPIPHGIPELREELEIKTSELKNVRLDLSTALTRVEELTATLGTSTEIVDVIAGLGTQLSATNAQLATQTTPFRLAEVKIDLRGRLGTDGSTIVMDGANGGSGISADLVVDAPASTIPTQGVPSVQGLTASAAVRVLRSVGFHLDSATQQLPEDQGVPGQAITQQPAAGAVAEFGTTVLVVFGVRNESDE encoded by the coding sequence ATGCCGATCACCGCGGTAGGTCACATCGTCGACAGCGACGGCGAGCCGATCGTCGGTCGGAAGATCGTCCTGCAGGCCCTCGGCGAGCAGGGCTGGACCACTCTCCAGGAAATCCGCGACGGCACGGTCGACGTCGACCTTCCCGGCGTCGGTCCGGGACGCGGACGAGGCGCACCGGTGCCGCTGCGCCTGGTCGACACCTCGACGGACACCGAACTGGTCGTCTCCTCGGACCCCATGTGGACGGCCGGGGACGAGCAGCTCACCGCCGACTTCGGCACCCTCCGCCTCCGGGAGGAAGCCGTCCTGCGGCCCGGCGTCGTGAGCACGGGAGAGAGGGTCATCGGCACGCCGCGGGAGCGGATCGGGACCGACGACGTCCGCCCGATCCCGCACGGGATCCCCGAGCTCCGCGAGGAGCTCGAGATCAAGACCTCGGAGCTCAAGAACGTGCGCCTCGATCTCTCGACGGCGCTCACCCGGGTGGAGGAGCTGACCGCCACGCTGGGCACCTCCACCGAGATCGTGGACGTCATCGCCGGGCTCGGCACCCAGCTGAGCGCGACCAACGCCCAGCTGGCCACGCAGACCACTCCGTTCCGGCTCGCCGAGGTGAAGATCGACCTGCGCGGTCGGCTCGGCACCGACGGCTCGACGATCGTGATGGACGGGGCGAACGGCGGCTCCGGGATCAGCGCGGACCTCGTCGTCGACGCCCCGGCCTCGACGATCCCGACCCAGGGGGTGCCCAGCGTCCAGGGGCTCACCGCCTCGGCCGCCGTGCGTGTGCTGAGATCCGTCGGCTTCCATCTGGACAGCGCCACCCAACAGCTGCCCGAGGACCAGGGAGTTCCCGGGCAGGCGATCACCCAGCAGCCTGCCGCCGGCGCCGTCGCAGAGTTCGGCACCACTGTGCTGGTGGTCTTCGGAGTGAGGAATGAGAGCGATGAGTGA